One genomic window of Canis lupus baileyi chromosome 24, mCanLup2.hap1, whole genome shotgun sequence includes the following:
- the LOC140615783 gene encoding uncharacterized protein produces MLPPGTRSRGAAATPTPGSQRGRGTAGERACVRAPAYAATAGRGARGHGGPAPGLGPALPGGTGSIPDSRTAREPGRSPDPAARSAAPLRAPAGARGGTALPGTEPSAKPRSRRPVPKPTSSRRRPRLPWAPLAFSFTCAGPATGEQTDPGRERPPWVPERGVPGGRSGDGLRRPRAQQCRPWESLQQAVSVTKAKPTCGGSVACQESAGQLQSSGNSSRPGGNLLS; encoded by the exons atGCTTCCTCCCGGAACCCGGTCGCGAGGAGCCGCGGCCACGCCCACACCAGGAAGCCAGCGGGGGCGTGGGACGGCCGGCgagcgtgcgtgcgtgcgtgcccCTGCGTACGCCGCgacggcggggcggggcgcgcggggtcACGGGGGACCGGCGCCAGGGCTAGGGCCCGCGCTTCCCGGCGGCACCGGCAGCATCCCGGACTCACGGACGGCTCGAGAGCCCGGCCGAAGCCCCGACCCCGCGGCACGGTCTGCGGCACCCCTCCGCGCTCCGGCCGGCGCCAGGGGCGGCACTGCCCTTCCAGGGACTGAGCCGAGCGCCAAGCCGCGTTCTCGCAGGCCTGTGCCGAAGCCCACGTCTTCCCGCCGCAGGCCCCGCCTTCCCTGGGCACCCCTCGCCTTTAGCTTTACCTGTGCCGGGCCGGCGACTG GTGAGCAAACAGACCCGGGACGTGAAAGGCCGCCCTGGGTTCCCGAGCGTGGGGTCCCCGGAGGCCGATCCGGAGATGGGCTCCGGCGTCCACGAGCCCAGCAGTGTCGTCCCTGGGAGAGCCTCCAGCAGGCCGTCAGTGTCACGAAGGCGAAACCGACCTGTGGCGGCTCAGTGGCTTGTCAGGAGTCCGCAGGGCAGCTGCAGAGCtcgg GAAATTCCTCAAGACCCGGTGGGAATCTGCTGTCGTGA